Proteins encoded by one window of Flavobacterium sp. N502540:
- a CDS encoding Two component regulator three Y domain protein: MKSLVLFFLAFIFSPAIFADTVSDKEKEALIKLYEATNGSEWKVKWDLSLSVATWYGVKVENGKVVGLHLANNNLQGNLPVELLTLVNLITIDLHDNKIQGQLPLEIGKLSQLETLALFNNEIQGQLPGSIYKIKTLKVLLLNQNKLSGSLSKEVSNFSALENLSLFDNNFEGEIPNELEKLGHLSELNLSYNKFKGGVSKNLILLDALNMTMFDEGGNPFLLEIAARKETTMVTRN; the protein is encoded by the coding sequence ATGAAAAGCTTAGTCCTATTTTTTCTGGCTTTTATTTTCTCGCCTGCTATTTTTGCTGATACCGTTTCAGATAAAGAGAAAGAGGCGCTTATCAAATTGTATGAGGCAACAAACGGATCGGAATGGAAGGTAAAGTGGGATTTATCACTTTCGGTAGCTACCTGGTATGGCGTAAAAGTTGAAAATGGTAAAGTCGTCGGACTTCATTTGGCAAATAATAATTTGCAGGGAAATCTGCCAGTAGAATTGTTGACTTTGGTTAATTTGATTACCATCGATTTACACGACAATAAAATTCAGGGACAGCTTCCTTTGGAGATTGGAAAATTAAGCCAATTAGAAACTCTCGCTTTGTTTAATAATGAAATTCAGGGGCAGTTGCCGGGGTCAATTTATAAGATAAAAACTTTGAAAGTTTTGCTTTTAAATCAGAACAAATTGTCAGGGAGTTTGAGTAAAGAAGTAAGCAACTTTAGTGCTTTGGAAAACCTGAGTTTGTTTGATAATAATTTTGAAGGGGAAATTCCAAATGAATTAGAAAAACTAGGTCATTTGTCTGAGTTAAACCTCTCTTATAATAAATTTAAAGGAGGCGTTTCGAAAAATCTGATTTTGTTGGACGCTCTAAATATGACGATGTTTGATGAAGGAGGAAATCCTTTTTTATTAGAAATTGCCGCTAGAAAAGAAACCACAATGGTCACCAGAAATTAA
- a CDS encoding TerC/Alx family metal homeostasis membrane protein codes for MNQHPIFSEHPGLIIVFAIAVVIMLLLDLGIFNKKSHVVSNKEAVTWSLVWISLAMIFSGLVYYFAGSAKFYEFQSAYWIEKALSVDNLFVFILVFKFFDVANHNKHKVLFWGIIGALVLRAIFIFSGAFLIELTYLNKLLSLVGVEGFKYDINLIMTAFGLFLVYAGIKSWSAGDEDDEEDYNNTRGARLIRKFFSVSDKYDGDKFFTIENGKKLATPLLVVVAVIEFTDLLFAVDSIPAIFAISSDPFILYTSNIFAILGLRALFFLLDNFIHLFSKLQYGLAIILSFIGVKMIISPFYHIESMYSLLVIGGILAISVLASVMLPEPKEA; via the coding sequence ATGAATCAGCACCCTATTTTTTCAGAACATCCGGGATTAATAATCGTCTTTGCCATTGCAGTAGTGATCATGCTATTGTTGGATTTGGGAATTTTCAACAAAAAAAGCCATGTCGTAAGTAATAAAGAAGCAGTAACCTGGTCATTAGTATGGATTAGTTTAGCGATGATTTTTAGTGGTTTGGTTTATTATTTCGCCGGGTCGGCAAAATTTTATGAATTTCAATCGGCTTACTGGATTGAAAAAGCACTTTCAGTTGACAATCTTTTTGTATTTATATTGGTATTCAAGTTTTTTGACGTAGCCAATCACAACAAACATAAAGTTTTATTTTGGGGAATTATTGGAGCATTGGTTTTAAGAGCTATTTTTATTTTTTCAGGAGCGTTTCTTATCGAACTGACTTATTTAAACAAGCTTTTAAGTTTGGTTGGAGTAGAAGGTTTCAAATACGATATCAATTTAATCATGACAGCTTTCGGATTATTCCTGGTATATGCAGGAATTAAATCATGGTCTGCTGGTGATGAGGACGATGAAGAAGATTACAATAACACCAGAGGAGCAAGATTAATCAGAAAGTTTTTCAGTGTTAGTGATAAATACGACGGTGATAAATTCTTTACCATCGAAAACGGAAAAAAACTGGCGACACCACTTTTGGTAGTAGTGGCTGTAATTGAGTTTACGGATTTATTATTCGCAGTCGATTCTATACCGGCAATTTTCGCAATTTCTAGTGATCCTTTTATTCTTTATACCTCTAACATTTTTGCAATTTTAGGACTTAGGGCTTTATTTTTCCTATTGGATAACTTCATTCACTTGTTCAGTAAATTACAGTATGGCTTAGCTATTATTCTTTCGTTTATTGGAGTTAAGATGATTATTTCTCCATTTTATCATATTGAATCTATGTATTCATTGCTTGTAATTGGAGGGATTCTGGCAATTTCTGTATTGGCCTCAGTGATGCTTCCGGAGCCAAAAGAAGCATAA
- a CDS encoding DUF1761 domain-containing protein, translating into MEFNPVALFLSAIVTLAVGFIWYNPKVFGTIWMRENNLTPEDLQKGNMLKIFGLTYLFSLMITVILMSLTIHQTGALGMVGGPPLVASAKPSFAAFMNDYGTAYRTFKHGTLHGFMSALFFVFPIIGINGLFERKSWKYIFIHAGYWAVCLTLMGGIICAFA; encoded by the coding sequence ATGGAATTTAACCCTGTTGCATTATTCTTATCAGCAATCGTAACACTGGCTGTTGGTTTTATCTGGTACAACCCTAAAGTGTTCGGAACCATCTGGATGAGAGAGAACAATCTCACTCCGGAAGACTTACAAAAAGGAAATATGCTGAAAATATTCGGTCTCACGTATCTTTTCTCGTTAATGATTACCGTAATTTTAATGTCACTTACCATTCATCAAACAGGTGCTTTGGGAATGGTGGGCGGACCTCCTTTAGTAGCCAGTGCTAAACCATCATTTGCTGCTTTTATGAATGACTATGGAACAGCATACCGCACATTCAAACACGGAACTCTTCACGGATTTATGTCAGCACTCTTTTTTGTCTTTCCTATAATTGGAATCAACGGCCTATTCGAAAGAAAATCATGGAAATATATCTTTATTCATGCGGGTTACTGGGCGGTTTGCCTTACTTTGATGGGCGGAATTATCTGTGCATTTGCCTAA
- a CDS encoding NAD(P)/FAD-dependent oxidoreductase: protein MLDYIIVGSGLAGISFAEIALKNNKSILVINDESQNSSKVAGGLYNPVILKRFSEVWKAEEQLIIMDEFYKTIESKLQTKVNFRLPILRKFFSIEEQNNWFSASDKPLLAPFLSTKLIFKKYNGIDSPFDYGEVLHTGYVDTALLLDKYHEYLLQNKLLLQESFDYAKLIIDEDFVRYKEYQAKHIIFAEGFGLHANPFFQDLPLDGTKGELFIIKAPDLDLDVIVNTSVFILPLGNDLFKVGATYNWKDKTDTPTEEGRTELIDRIEEIINCDFEVVSHFGGVRPTVRDRRPIIGTHNRYRSLHLLNGLGTRGVMLGPAMAKDLYEYIEDQKPLDPTIDIHRFYKKRK, encoded by the coding sequence ATGTTGGATTATATAATTGTCGGATCTGGATTGGCCGGAATTTCATTTGCTGAAATTGCGCTAAAAAACAACAAGTCTATATTAGTTATAAATGATGAATCGCAAAATTCATCAAAGGTTGCGGGAGGGTTGTACAATCCCGTAATTTTAAAGCGCTTTAGTGAAGTTTGGAAAGCAGAAGAGCAATTGATTATAATGGATGAATTCTATAAAACAATTGAAAGTAAATTACAAACCAAGGTAAATTTTAGGCTTCCTATTTTAAGAAAATTTTTCTCGATAGAAGAACAGAACAATTGGTTTTCCGCTTCTGATAAACCACTTCTGGCACCATTTCTTTCTACCAAATTAATCTTTAAAAAATACAATGGTATCGATTCTCCGTTTGATTATGGAGAGGTTTTACATACCGGTTATGTTGATACGGCTTTATTGTTGGATAAATACCACGAGTATTTACTTCAAAACAAATTATTGCTTCAGGAGTCGTTTGATTATGCTAAACTGATTATTGATGAAGATTTTGTTCGGTATAAAGAATATCAGGCTAAGCATATTATTTTTGCAGAAGGTTTCGGACTGCATGCCAATCCGTTTTTTCAGGATTTGCCATTGGATGGAACTAAGGGGGAACTTTTTATTATCAAGGCACCTGATCTGGATCTGGATGTGATTGTGAATACAAGCGTGTTCATTTTGCCTTTGGGAAATGATTTGTTTAAAGTGGGAGCAACCTACAATTGGAAAGATAAAACTGATACGCCAACGGAAGAAGGAAGAACAGAGTTAATCGATCGTATAGAGGAAATTATCAATTGTGATTTTGAAGTTGTTTCGCATTTTGGCGGGGTGAGGCCAACCGTACGCGATCGTAGACCAATTATTGGTACGCACAATCGATACCGTTCGCTACATCTTTTAAACGGATTAGGGACGCGTGGTGTAATGCTTGGTCCCGCCATGGCTAAAGATTTATATGAGTATATTGAAGACCAAAAACCTTTAGATCCAACAATTGATATTCATCGTTTCTACAAGAAAAGAAAATAG
- the abc-f gene encoding ribosomal protection-like ABC-F family protein, with protein MLNIHNLSVSFGGTYLFEEVTFRLGAGDRVGLVGKNGAGKSTMLKMLARDFAPDSGVISQEKDIRMGFLRQDIDFERGRTVLEEAYEAFTEIKIVEKKLEEINHQLVTRTDYESEEYGQIIEDLSDYTHRFDLLGGYNYVGDTEKILLGLGFKREVFNNQTETFSGGWRMRIELAKLLLQSNDVLLLDEPTNHLDIESIIWLESFLRNYPGVVVIVSHDKMFLDNVTNRTIEISLGKAYDFNKPYSQYLELRHEIREKQLATQKNQAKKIEETEKLIEKFRAKASKASMAQSLIKKLDKVERIEVDEDDNSVMNISFPVSKEPGKVVIEAENVTKAYGDKTILKDISLLVERGSKIAFVGQNGQGKSTFIKALVNEFEYQGNIKLGHNVQLGYFAQNQAEYLDGEITLLQTMEDAATDTNRMKVRDMLGSFLFRGDDVEKKVKVLSGGERNRLALCKLLLQPINVLLMDEPTNHLDIKSKNVLKAALQKFGGTLLLVSHDRDFLQGMSNIVYEFKDQKIREYLGDINYFLEQRNLENMREVEKKDVVKEAAPKESKKTSYEDQKKGKALQNRLSKVESQIKQLEKDIQHDDKMLASNYDKHIEDASFFTAYNKKKEDLDQLLLDWEIVQEEIDNFNA; from the coding sequence ATGCTTAATATACACAATCTTTCGGTTTCTTTTGGAGGAACATATTTATTTGAAGAAGTTACCTTTCGTTTAGGTGCCGGTGACCGCGTAGGTCTTGTGGGTAAAAACGGAGCGGGTAAATCTACAATGCTTAAAATGTTAGCAAGAGATTTTGCTCCTGATTCCGGGGTTATCTCTCAGGAGAAAGATATCCGAATGGGGTTTTTGCGTCAGGATATTGATTTTGAGCGTGGAAGAACGGTGTTGGAGGAAGCTTATGAGGCTTTTACTGAAATTAAAATTGTTGAGAAAAAACTAGAAGAAATCAATCATCAGCTGGTGACCAGAACCGATTATGAAAGTGAAGAATACGGTCAGATCATTGAAGATTTATCTGATTATACCCATCGTTTTGATCTTCTTGGAGGTTACAATTATGTAGGGGATACAGAAAAGATTCTTTTAGGATTAGGTTTCAAAAGAGAAGTTTTCAATAATCAGACTGAAACATTTTCAGGAGGTTGGAGAATGCGTATCGAGTTAGCAAAACTGTTATTGCAATCTAATGATGTATTACTTCTGGATGAGCCAACGAATCACCTGGATATTGAGAGTATCATTTGGTTAGAAAGTTTCCTTCGTAACTATCCCGGAGTTGTGGTAATCGTTTCGCACGATAAAATGTTTTTGGATAATGTGACCAACCGTACCATCGAAATTTCTTTAGGAAAGGCGTATGACTTTAATAAGCCATATTCTCAGTATTTAGAATTGCGTCACGAGATTCGTGAAAAACAATTGGCGACTCAGAAGAATCAGGCAAAGAAAATAGAAGAGACAGAAAAATTAATTGAAAAGTTCCGTGCAAAAGCTTCAAAAGCTTCGATGGCGCAATCGTTAATTAAAAAGTTAGATAAAGTAGAAAGAATCGAAGTAGATGAAGACGATAATTCTGTTATGAATATTTCGTTTCCGGTTTCAAAAGAACCTGGAAAAGTAGTAATCGAAGCTGAAAACGTTACCAAAGCTTACGGAGATAAAACGATTCTGAAAGATATTAGTTTATTGGTAGAAAGAGGAAGTAAAATTGCCTTTGTGGGACAAAACGGACAAGGAAAATCGACTTTCATTAAAGCTCTTGTAAACGAATTTGAGTACCAGGGGAACATCAAATTAGGACATAATGTTCAGTTAGGATATTTTGCTCAAAATCAGGCTGAATATTTAGATGGAGAAATTACGTTGCTTCAAACTATGGAAGATGCTGCTACAGACACAAACCGTATGAAAGTTCGTGATATGTTAGGATCATTTTTGTTTCGTGGAGACGATGTTGAGAAAAAGGTAAAAGTACTTTCAGGAGGTGAACGTAACCGTTTGGCACTTTGTAAACTGTTGCTACAGCCAATCAATGTTTTGCTGATGGATGAGCCTACAAATCACCTGGATATTAAATCGAAGAACGTCTTAAAAGCTGCCCTTCAAAAATTTGGCGGCACTTTATTGTTGGTTTCTCACGATAGAGATTTCCTTCAGGGAATGTCAAATATCGTTTATGAGTTCAAAGACCAAAAGATCAGAGAGTATTTAGGAGATATTAACTACTTTTTAGAGCAGCGTAATCTTGAAAACATGCGTGAGGTAGAGAAAAAAGATGTCGTAAAAGAAGCCGCTCCAAAAGAATCTAAGAAAACGTCATACGAAGATCAGAAAAAAGGAAAAGCACTTCAAAACCGATTGAGTAAAGTAGAGAGTCAAATCAAACAATTGGAAAAAGACATTCAGCACGATGATAAAATGCTGGCTTCTAATTACGATAAACATATCGAAGATGCTTCGTTTTTTACCGCATACAACAAAAAGAAAGAAGATTTAGACCAATTGTTGCTGGACTGGGAAATTGTTCAGGAAGAGATTGATAATTTTAATGCTTAG
- a CDS encoding App1 family protein gives MKPILQLYRGYANEEELIVMGHVFRRTYEYDYQKKNFKNATSIINQFRIKTIKNFDVYLKCGNQEIHTKTLDDGYFKFCIPLEKETPFGWIEYEVSIKHKTETITEKGSFIRPHKGKLGIISDIDDTFLISHTGNFFRKIYVLLFKNVNDRKVFKGVVPHYQALSSAGRNNKEEENAFFYVSSSEWNLYRFIVKFTKIHHLPRAVILLKDIKRGIPDFFMSGRGNHDHKFDKIKHVLEFYPNLKYVLLGDDSQHDPILYERICKIFPVTVKAVYIRQTGKHKKEATKKIMKNLENLEVSVCYYKDSSEAIMHSKSIGLIS, from the coding sequence ATGAAACCAATTTTACAATTATATCGAGGTTATGCCAATGAAGAAGAATTGATTGTAATGGGACATGTTTTCAGAAGAACGTATGAATATGATTATCAGAAAAAAAACTTCAAAAATGCCACTTCGATCATCAATCAGTTCAGAATAAAAACGATTAAAAATTTTGATGTTTATCTAAAATGCGGAAACCAGGAAATTCACACCAAAACTCTGGACGACGGCTATTTCAAATTTTGTATTCCACTGGAAAAAGAAACTCCCTTTGGATGGATTGAATATGAAGTCAGCATAAAGCATAAGACTGAAACAATAACTGAAAAAGGCAGTTTCATAAGACCTCATAAAGGCAAACTAGGCATCATCTCCGATATTGACGATACTTTTTTGATTTCGCATACCGGAAATTTCTTCCGGAAAATATATGTCCTTTTATTTAAAAATGTCAACGACCGTAAAGTTTTTAAAGGTGTTGTACCGCATTACCAAGCTTTAAGTTCAGCCGGACGAAATAATAAGGAAGAAGAAAATGCCTTTTTTTATGTGTCGAGCAGCGAATGGAATTTGTATCGATTCATCGTCAAATTTACCAAAATACATCATCTGCCAAGAGCCGTAATTCTATTGAAAGACATCAAAAGAGGAATCCCTGATTTTTTCATGAGCGGACGTGGAAATCACGATCATAAGTTCGACAAAATAAAACACGTTTTAGAATTTTATCCCAATCTTAAGTATGTTTTGCTAGGAGACGATTCGCAACACGACCCCATTTTGTACGAGCGAATCTGTAAAATCTTTCCGGTTACGGTAAAGGCAGTTTACATCAGACAGACTGGCAAACACAAAAAAGAAGCCACTAAAAAGATTATGAAAAACCTTGAAAATTTAGAAGTTTCCGTTTGTTATTATAAAGACAGCAGCGAAGCCATTATGCACTCTAAATCTATTGGTCTTATCTCGTGA
- a CDS encoding diacylglycerol/lipid kinase family protein yields the protein MKKNILFVVNPISGDLDKSDLIEAVQEFSVAHHFDLEVYETTGQHDQKEIQAIYNQYHPERIVVAGGDGTIKMVAEAMEQFDIVIGILPAGSANGLSVDLNLPNTLEENLKIAFLNHYIEMDMISINGKKSIHLSDIGVNANLVKNYEESNLRGLWGYAVQAYSALKESEEPFVATISANNETVEHTARMIVIANSQKYGTGVVINPNGAMNDGKFELVILKSLDLLLIGKIITGNMPIDSDDIVIISTDKAMIKTDYPVNFQIDGEYCGAQTDLEIHILHKQMKIAIP from the coding sequence TTGAAAAAGAATATCTTATTTGTTGTAAATCCTATTTCGGGAGATCTGGATAAATCCGATTTAATAGAGGCTGTACAGGAGTTTTCTGTTGCTCATCATTTTGATCTGGAAGTTTATGAAACCACCGGGCAGCATGATCAAAAAGAAATACAGGCCATTTACAATCAGTATCATCCTGAGCGTATTGTGGTAGCCGGTGGAGACGGAACCATAAAAATGGTTGCTGAAGCGATGGAGCAGTTTGATATCGTTATTGGTATTTTGCCTGCCGGTTCAGCCAATGGATTGTCGGTCGATCTAAATTTGCCGAATACACTCGAGGAGAATCTGAAAATTGCTTTTTTGAATCATTATATCGAAATGGATATGATTTCTATCAATGGTAAAAAAAGTATTCATTTGAGTGATATTGGCGTAAACGCAAATCTGGTAAAAAATTATGAAGAGAGTAATTTACGCGGTTTGTGGGGATATGCCGTACAAGCGTATTCGGCTTTAAAAGAATCGGAAGAACCTTTTGTGGCTACAATCTCGGCTAATAACGAAACGGTGGAGCATACCGCAAGAATGATTGTGATTGCTAATTCTCAGAAATACGGAACCGGTGTTGTAATAAATCCAAATGGCGCAATGAACGACGGGAAGTTCGAATTGGTTATTTTAAAAAGCCTTGATTTACTGCTGATCGGCAAAATTATCACCGGAAACATGCCTATTGATTCTGATGATATTGTAATTATTTCCACAGATAAAGCGATGATAAAAACAGACTATCCTGTAAATTTTCAAATTGATGGGGAGTATTGTGGGGCACAAACGGATTTGGAAATCCATATTCTGCACAAACAGATGAAAATTGCAATTCCGTAG
- a CDS encoding DUF983 domain-containing protein produces the protein MLKKGSKLYSILTGSCPRCHKESMYSDRNPLHLTKVLKMNENCSHCGLKYQIEPSFFYGAMYVSYGLNVAVGIAAFIVSFVFFKTSVEESFLIIVATLILLFPFVLRLSRNLYINMFVSYDPEAGSK, from the coding sequence ATGTTAAAAAAAGGATCTAAACTATACAGTATACTAACAGGAAGCTGCCCAAGATGTCACAAAGAAAGCATGTACTCTGATCGAAACCCGCTTCATTTGACCAAGGTTCTTAAAATGAACGAAAATTGCAGTCACTGTGGGTTAAAATACCAGATTGAACCATCGTTTTTTTATGGTGCCATGTATGTTAGTTATGGTTTAAATGTTGCAGTTGGAATTGCGGCTTTTATCGTTTCGTTTGTATTTTTCAAAACGTCAGTCGAAGAGTCTTTTCTGATCATTGTTGCAACGCTGATTCTATTATTCCCATTTGTCTTAAGACTTTCGAGAAACCTGTACATCAACATGTTTGTTTCTTACGATCCAGAAGCAGGATCGAAATAA
- a CDS encoding glycoside hydrolase family 97 protein — translation MKKILFTCFFIIVSNAWINAQELKSPDGNLVLTFNLNAEGAPIYALAYKKKGVIKESKLGFILKSDIKMNKGFQIVGTQKQSEDNFWEPVLGEQKKIRNQYNELKADLIQEKSKRKITIYFRLFNDGLGFRYEFPVQDNLRHFVIQEETTEFNLTGDHKLFWIPGDYDTNEYSYTTSKISEMQSLMYNAAHVSMAAQTTIKNLAAQTPLMMKTNDGLYINIHEAALKNYPAMCLNVDDKTYSLSSHLVPDAVGNKGYIQTGSLTPWRTIVVSDDARNILASKMILNLNEPCAFEDTSWIKPVKYIGVWWEYFTGGGSTWAYSDNQDVVIGATDFSKLKPNATHGANTKHVKEYIDFASVNGFDAVLVEGWNEGWEDNTAFKKERIYSFTKPYPDFDVKDLSVYAKQKGVKIIMHHETTSSASEYERQLPDALKFMVDNNYNAVKTGYVGPIIPRGEHHDGQQMVNHYTYVAKEAAKHKIMVDSHEAVRPTGLHRTYPNWFAQESARGTEFEAMEGIHPDHTTILPFTRLMGGPMDYTPGIFQGDLSVYGSKKNKLSTTLAKQLALYVTMYSPLQMAADLPENYMRFKDAFQFIKDVALDWDDSYILEAEPGDYITIARKTKGKQEWFVGGITDENPRTALIDFSFLPEGKTYSATIYEDGKTADYKSNPQSYNIRKMTVNSKTKLKQKLAASGGFAISVK, via the coding sequence ATGAAGAAAATTCTTTTTACCTGCTTTTTTATTATTGTTTCGAATGCATGGATCAATGCTCAGGAACTGAAGTCTCCCGATGGGAACTTGGTATTGACATTCAATTTAAATGCAGAGGGGGCTCCGATTTATGCTTTGGCCTACAAGAAAAAAGGAGTCATCAAAGAAAGCAAATTGGGCTTTATTTTAAAGTCGGATATCAAAATGAATAAAGGTTTTCAGATTGTTGGTACACAAAAACAATCAGAAGACAATTTTTGGGAACCGGTATTGGGAGAGCAGAAAAAAATCAGAAATCAGTACAATGAATTGAAGGCTGATTTGATACAGGAAAAAAGCAAGCGAAAAATAACGATTTATTTCCGTCTGTTTAATGATGGTTTGGGATTTCGATATGAGTTTCCGGTACAGGATAATCTGCGTCATTTTGTGATTCAGGAAGAAACTACCGAGTTTAATTTAACGGGGGATCATAAACTTTTTTGGATTCCGGGGGATTATGATACAAACGAGTACAGCTATACCACTTCAAAAATTTCAGAGATGCAGTCTTTGATGTATAATGCTGCTCACGTTTCGATGGCAGCACAAACCACGATTAAAAATCTGGCTGCGCAAACGCCTTTGATGATGAAGACTAATGACGGATTGTATATTAATATTCACGAAGCAGCTTTAAAAAATTATCCGGCAATGTGTCTTAATGTTGATGATAAGACTTATTCGCTGAGTTCGCATTTGGTTCCTGATGCTGTTGGAAATAAAGGATACATTCAAACCGGAAGTCTTACGCCCTGGAGAACGATTGTGGTGAGTGATGATGCGCGAAATATTCTGGCTTCAAAAATGATTTTAAATCTGAATGAACCCTGTGCTTTCGAAGATACTTCATGGATTAAACCGGTTAAATATATTGGGGTTTGGTGGGAATACTTTACAGGAGGAGGATCTACCTGGGCGTATTCAGATAATCAGGATGTAGTAATTGGAGCTACTGATTTTTCTAAACTGAAACCTAATGCAACACATGGAGCCAATACTAAACACGTAAAAGAATATATTGATTTTGCTTCGGTAAATGGTTTCGACGCTGTTCTGGTGGAGGGATGGAATGAAGGCTGGGAAGATAATACCGCTTTTAAAAAAGAACGTATTTATAGTTTTACCAAACCTTATCCGGATTTTGATGTGAAAGATTTAAGTGTGTATGCCAAGCAGAAAGGAGTGAAAATCATCATGCACCATGAAACGACATCTTCAGCTTCAGAATATGAAAGACAACTTCCAGATGCCTTAAAGTTTATGGTCGATAATAACTATAATGCTGTAAAAACGGGCTATGTAGGACCAATTATTCCAAGAGGAGAACACCATGACGGACAGCAAATGGTCAATCATTATACGTATGTAGCCAAAGAGGCAGCAAAGCATAAAATCATGGTAGATTCTCATGAAGCAGTTCGCCCGACCGGATTGCATCGTACCTATCCCAACTGGTTTGCTCAGGAATCGGCCAGAGGAACTGAGTTTGAAGCTATGGAAGGAATTCATCCCGACCACACTACGATTTTACCATTTACACGTCTTATGGGTGGGCCGATGGATTATACACCGGGAATTTTTCAGGGAGACTTATCAGTATACGGCTCAAAGAAAAACAAGTTGAGTACAACACTGGCGAAGCAATTGGCGCTTTATGTAACGATGTACAGTCCGTTGCAAATGGCTGCCGATTTGCCTGAAAACTATATGCGTTTCAAAGATGCTTTTCAGTTTATAAAAGATGTTGCACTGGACTGGGATGACAGTTATATTCTCGAAGCAGAGCCGGGAGATTATATCACAATAGCCAGAAAAACTAAAGGAAAACAAGAATGGTTTGTAGGTGGAATTACGGATGAAAATCCACGTACAGCTCTTATTGATTTTAGTTTTTTGCCTGAAGGGAAAACCTATAGTGCAACAATTTATGAAGACGGAAAAACAGCCGATTATAAGAGTAATCCACAATCGTACAACATAAGAAAAATGACCGTAAACAGTAAAACGAAGCTAAAACAAAAACTGGCTGCAAGTGGCGGTTTTGCCATTTCTGTAAAGTAG
- a CDS encoding GNAT family N-acetyltransferase: MTTTYSFEIYNSASLLPLEWNSLAAANIFLTKEYLEVLENSCPVNMICHFIGIFNDSKLVGIVLTQFLFTEKLESFGERDQCLKTSVRNFAFKNFASHVLFVGNNMLTGQNAFILASDIKQSIALKTLHKAINQLKKNLKASGKKVHITSIKDFTATEIIPLQNEFKNNYTFSTQPNMVFEIHKDWASEQDYIDALSKKYRDQYKRARKKADGIVKQKMSLPDIKKYEDVIYDLYFHVAKNAPFNTFFLARNHFSFFKEIMKDDFLFYGYFLEEKLIGFNTLIKNGSAMDTYFLGYDETIQREKMLYLNMLYDMIAYSINHGFKEVVFARTALEIKSSVGAKPVKMYGLITHSNTLINHNIGRLFSYLEPKTDWQERNPFK, encoded by the coding sequence TTGACTACAACTTATTCTTTCGAAATATACAATAGCGCATCACTACTGCCCTTGGAATGGAATTCTCTGGCGGCAGCTAATATTTTTTTAACCAAAGAATATCTGGAAGTCCTCGAAAACTCCTGTCCGGTAAATATGATATGCCATTTTATTGGAATTTTCAACGATAGTAAACTGGTCGGAATTGTTCTGACCCAATTTCTATTTACAGAGAAACTGGAATCATTCGGTGAACGCGATCAATGTTTGAAAACTTCGGTGCGAAATTTTGCTTTTAAGAATTTTGCCTCTCATGTATTATTTGTCGGAAACAATATGCTTACCGGACAAAATGCATTTATACTTGCCTCCGACATCAAACAATCAATTGCTCTAAAAACACTGCACAAAGCTATTAATCAGCTTAAAAAAAACCTGAAAGCAAGCGGAAAAAAAGTTCACATTACCAGTATAAAAGATTTTACAGCTACCGAAATTATTCCTTTACAAAACGAGTTTAAAAACAATTACACGTTTTCAACTCAGCCTAATATGGTTTTTGAAATCCATAAAGACTGGGCATCTGAACAGGATTATATTGACGCTTTATCAAAAAAATATCGGGATCAGTACAAACGGGCACGAAAAAAAGCAGACGGAATTGTAAAGCAAAAAATGTCCTTGCCCGACATTAAAAAATATGAAGATGTTATTTATGATTTGTATTTTCATGTGGCTAAAAACGCCCCTTTTAATACTTTTTTCTTAGCCCGAAATCACTTTAGTTTTTTCAAAGAAATTATGAAAGATGATTTTCTGTTTTACGGCTATTTTTTAGAAGAAAAACTAATCGGATTCAATACCTTAATTAAAAACGGAAGTGCGATGGACACGTACTTTTTAGGGTACGACGAGACCATTCAACGTGAAAAAATGCTGTATTTAAATATGCTTTACGACATGATTGCCTACTCTATCAATCATGGTTTTAAAGAAGTGGTATTTGCCAGAACCGCTCTTGAAATCAAAAGCTCTGTCGGAGCAAAACCGGTCAAAATGTATGGATTAATAACGCACAGCAATACTCTGATCAACCACAATATTGGCCGACTATTTAGCTATCTGGAACCCAAAACCGACTGGCAAGAGCGAAATCCGTTTAAATAA